A window from bacterium encodes these proteins:
- a CDS encoding cysteine synthase family protein, with product MTRFAEELTLAIGNTPLVRIKNLCPNPNVRVLAKLEGSNPGGSVKDRTAWYMIREAEKKGLLTKDKVILEATSGNTGIALAMIGAVRGYKVKLVMPACVSVERRAILEAYGADLVLSPACDATDGAIRKAHKILEESPEEYYMPNQFENEANVLAHYETTGPEIWEQTGGDLDFVVAGLGTSGTAMGISRFMHEKSGRVKVIAAEPLPGHRIQGLKNMQESIVPSIYNPDKLDLVMKVKDEDAFETARLMAEKEGLFVGMSSGAAMAVALKVAEGMKEGTIAAILPDRGDRYLSTNLFRSVCGECPP from the coding sequence GTGACCCGTTTTGCTGAAGAACTTACGCTGGCGATAGGCAATACACCGTTGGTGCGCATAAAGAACCTGTGCCCGAACCCCAACGTGCGGGTGCTTGCCAAGCTGGAAGGCTCCAACCCCGGCGGCTCGGTCAAGGATCGCACGGCCTGGTACATGATACGCGAGGCCGAGAAAAAGGGGCTCCTCACCAAAGATAAGGTGATACTGGAGGCCACCAGCGGCAACACCGGAATCGCGCTTGCGATGATAGGGGCGGTCAGGGGCTACAAGGTCAAGCTCGTAATGCCCGCCTGCGTAAGCGTCGAGCGCAGGGCGATTCTGGAGGCTTACGGGGCCGATCTCGTCCTCTCCCCCGCGTGCGACGCCACCGACGGCGCCATCCGCAAGGCCCACAAGATACTTGAAGAGAGCCCGGAAGAGTATTACATGCCAAACCAGTTCGAGAACGAGGCGAACGTGCTGGCCCACTACGAGACCACCGGCCCCGAGATATGGGAGCAGACCGGAGGCGACCTCGATTTCGTCGTAGCGGGTCTCGGGACCTCCGGCACGGCGATGGGCATTTCGCGCTTCATGCACGAGAAGTCCGGCAGGGTGAAGGTTATAGCCGCCGAGCCCCTTCCCGGCCACCGGATACAGGGGCTGAAGAACATGCAGGAGTCGATAGTGCCCTCCATCTACAACCCGGACAAGCTCGACCTCGTTATGAAGGTAAAGGACGAGGACGCCTTCGAGACGGCGCGGCTGATGGCCGAAAAGGAAGGGCTCTTCGTCGGGATGTCTTCCGGCGCGGCGATGGCCGTCGCGCTAAAGGTCGCCGAGGGCATGAAGGAAGGCACGATAGCCGCCATCCTTCCCGACAGGGGCGACCGCTACCTCAGCACAAACCTCTTTCGCTCGGTTTGCGGCGAGTGCCCTCCGTAA
- the chrA gene encoding chromate efflux transporter, with the protein MFSRGIKCKSPAVGPTPLSRKTLILPDRVRLREIALAYLGVGATAFGGPVVIQKLRKMPASRKWLTEKEMDEGLSLVQLYPGTIGMDLVAYTGYRLRGATGAVVATTSFALPSFLLILLLSWLYFTFGTLPWMPSLFLGLEALVIGILCNLLIDLGRSNLRTTGRAIVGAAAFGALLFKMNAIAIVFLALALGALFLRPKAREEHFGEDVEESAGPKRWLGIGAVTGAVFAAVLAALAIPSLMSSMGLVFFKIGSVAFGNGATILPLIQADVVNKHQWLTPGQFADGIAMGQITPGPFLITAAFVGYKMAGAAGAALATFAIFSPSIAMTLVFTELFRHVRHLEGARGALAGVMASFVGLLALMVIQLGSHALKGPKEFIFAALALAGVRYLKLDAALVFAAGLSLWAIVSMI; encoded by the coding sequence TTGTTTTCGCGGGGAATCAAATGTAAATCGCCAGCCGTTGGCCCAACGCCGCTTTCCCGAAAGACTTTAATTTTGCCTGACAGGGTACGACTCAGAGAAATCGCATTAGCCTATCTTGGCGTTGGGGCGACAGCCTTCGGCGGCCCGGTCGTCATTCAGAAGCTGAGAAAAATGCCCGCTTCCCGCAAGTGGCTCACGGAAAAGGAGATGGACGAGGGGCTTTCTCTCGTGCAGCTTTATCCCGGAACGATCGGCATGGATCTCGTGGCTTACACCGGCTACAGGCTGCGCGGAGCGACCGGAGCGGTAGTCGCCACCACTTCCTTCGCCCTGCCCTCCTTTCTCCTGATTCTGCTTCTCTCCTGGCTTTACTTCACCTTCGGGACTCTCCCCTGGATGCCCAGCCTCTTCCTGGGGCTCGAAGCCCTCGTCATCGGAATTTTGTGCAATCTTCTGATCGATCTGGGGAGAAGCAATCTGCGCACTACCGGGCGGGCGATTGTCGGCGCGGCGGCGTTTGGAGCCCTCCTCTTCAAAATGAACGCGATTGCAATAGTCTTTCTGGCGCTGGCCCTCGGAGCCTTGTTCCTTCGCCCGAAAGCGAGGGAAGAGCACTTCGGCGAAGACGTTGAAGAGAGCGCGGGGCCGAAGCGCTGGCTGGGTATCGGCGCGGTGACCGGCGCGGTTTTTGCGGCGGTTCTGGCGGCGCTGGCGATTCCCTCTCTTATGAGCTCGATGGGGCTGGTTTTTTTCAAGATCGGCTCGGTCGCGTTCGGAAACGGGGCGACAATCCTGCCGCTCATTCAGGCCGACGTGGTGAACAAACACCAATGGCTCACGCCCGGCCAGTTCGCCGATGGCATAGCGATGGGGCAGATAACTCCGGGGCCGTTTCTCATCACCGCCGCCTTCGTCGGCTACAAGATGGCCGGAGCGGCCGGGGCGGCGCTCGCTACCTTCGCGATCTTCTCCCCCTCGATAGCCATGACGCTCGTGTTCACCGAGCTTTTCAGACATGTAAGGCACCTGGAAGGCGCGCGGGGGGCGCTGGCGGGGGTGATGGCGTCCTTTGTAGGGCTTCTGGCCCTGATGGTGATACAGCTCGGCTCGCACGCCCTGAAGGGGCCGAAGGAGTTTATTTTCGCGGCGCTGGCGCTCGCCGGAGTGCGGTACCTGAAACTGGATGCGGCGTTGGTCTTCGCGGCGGGGCTTTCGCTCTGGGCGATTGTCTCGATGATTTGA
- a CDS encoding diguanylate cyclase, producing MKICFPVERNEGLESKVFDHFGSAPLFVMVDLESNEVTEVRNRDTSHAHGSCQPLKAISDHPVSAVVVGGIGGGALSGLTSANIAVYRSKGSTIAENLSLLASGSLDKWSPGFVCGGHGEGHACSH from the coding sequence ATGAAGATATGCTTCCCGGTAGAGCGAAACGAAGGGCTCGAAAGCAAGGTGTTCGACCACTTCGGCTCCGCGCCCCTCTTTGTGATGGTAGACCTTGAAAGCAACGAGGTGACTGAAGTCCGAAACAGGGATACGAGCCACGCGCACGGCTCCTGTCAGCCCCTCAAGGCTATCAGCGATCACCCCGTCAGCGCCGTCGTGGTCGGCGGAATAGGCGGCGGGGCGCTTAGCGGCCTTACCAGCGCCAATATCGCAGTCTACAGGTCGAAGGGCTCTACGATCGCGGAGAACCTAAGCCTCCTGGCGAGCGGCTCCCTCGATAAATGGAGCCCCGGTTTCGTCTGCGGCGGACATGGAGAAGGGCACGCCTGCAGCCATTGA
- a CDS encoding OmpA family protein gives MRPAIFVFSVIFACALPFISAMALERNGLVEISPFAGVNRFDPSLSDTTGAALGVRGGYHFNNSWGAELELLHAFSDRKDDEISLTAASMGALYHPPFLSSEKLSPYLGFGVGSAFYDYDNLNKSGIEREWTFHYGAGAGYGVSDRLSVRGDLRQIVTHGPARYNLLATVGVSWFFDGPKGSPPVAEKPVEPAPAPPAEVKAEPPALPAAVALAPKVEDGDDDGDGVPNSLDKCPGTPRGMKVDSDGCLFREEPPKTEVAIRPVEAAKAPEAPKAPVAAEAPKAPKAPEVAKAIVPEVKPAASAPASEKKVERLELSMQFDLNSHAVKKKYLEEVEKLAQFMAANPKARITIEGYADSTGEAGYNQTLSEKRAKSLARILIKTWKISPDRIKAAGYGETRPIAPNDTRAGRAKNRRVTAVVTTE, from the coding sequence ATGAGACCAGCCATTTTTGTCTTTTCCGTGATTTTTGCATGCGCCTTGCCGTTCATTTCGGCAATGGCGCTGGAGCGAAACGGCCTCGTCGAGATTTCGCCTTTTGCGGGCGTAAACCGCTTCGACCCTTCCCTGAGCGACACGACCGGCGCGGCGCTGGGAGTTCGCGGCGGGTATCACTTCAACAACTCCTGGGGGGCGGAACTTGAGCTTCTCCACGCTTTTTCGGACAGGAAAGACGACGAAATATCCCTGACCGCCGCAAGCATGGGAGCGCTTTACCACCCGCCGTTTTTGTCCTCTGAAAAGCTCTCGCCCTATCTCGGTTTCGGCGTCGGCTCGGCTTTCTACGACTACGACAATCTCAATAAATCCGGTATCGAGCGGGAGTGGACCTTTCACTACGGAGCGGGAGCCGGATACGGCGTCAGCGACCGGCTGTCCGTACGGGGCGACCTGCGCCAGATAGTCACACATGGCCCCGCGCGTTACAATCTGCTTGCCACCGTCGGGGTCTCGTGGTTCTTTGACGGCCCCAAAGGCTCCCCCCCGGTAGCCGAAAAGCCCGTGGAACCGGCCCCGGCGCCGCCAGCCGAAGTCAAGGCGGAGCCCCCGGCCCTTCCGGCAGCCGTCGCGCTTGCTCCGAAGGTAGAGGACGGAGACGACGACGGTGATGGAGTTCCCAACAGCCTCGACAAGTGCCCCGGCACTCCCCGCGGCATGAAGGTGGATTCCGACGGATGTCTTTTCAGGGAAGAGCCCCCGAAAACCGAAGTAGCGATCAGACCCGTGGAAGCGGCAAAAGCACCGGAAGCTCCGAAAGCCCCGGTAGCAGCCGAAGCTCCGAAAGCGCCCAAAGCTCCCGAAGTGGCAAAGGCGATCGTGCCCGAGGTAAAACCTGCGGCGTCCGCTCCCGCGTCTGAAAAGAAGGTCGAACGCCTGGAGCTGTCCATGCAGTTTGACCTCAATTCCCACGCGGTGAAAAAGAAATATCTGGAGGAAGTGGAGAAGCTCGCGCAGTTCATGGCGGCCAATCCGAAGGCGCGAATAACCATAGAAGGTTACGCAGACAGCACGGGCGAGGCTGGGTACAACCAGACTCTCTCGGAGAAGAGAGCGAAAAGTCTGGCGCGGATTTTAATAAAAACCTGGAAGATCTCTCCTGACCGCATCAAAGCCGCGGGTTACGGCGAGACCCGCCCGATAGCCCCCAACGACACCAGAGCGGGACGGGCCAAGAACCGCAGGGTAACGGCTGTCGTCACAACGGAGTAA
- a CDS encoding tandem-95 repeat protein, translated as MRFPLFIAAGALILFTQACSDSVEVHNPPVFDLPGSVTVDENSTVAFILTATDIDGGVLRYGAASLPQGASFVPATGEFDWTPGYSDAGSYEVVFTVSDGELETTKTVTITVNNVDRAPVLEPIVTLAVDENSTLSYTLAAADPDGDTLACGAEGLPAGATLNGSTGELSWATGYSDAGSYDITFTVSDGFMEVSETVTVTVNNVNRAPVLEPTGSRGVDENSALSFTLAATDPDGDTLAYGAEGLPAGATLNASTGDFGWTPGYSDAGSYDITFTISDGTLEDSETVTITVANVNRAPVLGFIGPIIVFENAILELTLEATDPDGDEVAFSASGLPPRASFNPSTGEISWAPVYSDAGIYYATFTVSDGTLEDSESITITTPYTYPTDPDGYENDSGPENAGLLEIGEIQFRSIFPVGDADWMRISLTGGVTYEFTTSHLSINGDTWLWLFDTDGTTCLTQNDDCVGYDSCFQYTPAADGDYYLKVNGYIIRGLMSYSLEVHPFVDNDGDNWSAFHDCNETDPGINPKATDIAGDGIDQNCTGTDALVAEVPDPFEDDDTMETATELVTAQGMQYEFTRRSEFFPEAMHTLHDLNDVDWFTVDIPPHEMVGVEVIGYYSWPLQETTYGIILLEVADTSLRTNPKWDGYVLIANDTETPQKAFLRTIEPDQPLSYVICAIPQGFDIDMDGSGTMGMWFEHDCDDTNPGINDNAFDIPGDGIDQDCDGVDAISGSGVSPVRNAPLKRRR; from the coding sequence ATGCGTTTCCCATTGTTCATAGCGGCTGGAGCCTTGATCCTTTTCACCCAGGCCTGCAGCGATTCGGTTGAAGTGCATAACCCCCCGGTTTTTGATTTGCCGGGTTCCGTCACGGTTGACGAGAACTCCACCGTCGCCTTCATACTGACTGCAACGGATATCGATGGCGGCGTACTCAGATACGGCGCAGCGAGCCTCCCCCAGGGGGCGTCCTTTGTCCCCGCCACCGGCGAGTTCGACTGGACGCCGGGCTATTCCGACGCGGGAAGCTACGAGGTCGTCTTCACCGTCAGCGACGGGGAACTGGAAACCACGAAGACGGTCACCATAACGGTAAACAACGTGGACCGCGCGCCGGTTCTCGAACCCATCGTCACCCTCGCCGTGGACGAGAACTCAACCCTTTCATATACCCTCGCGGCGGCCGACCCGGACGGCGACACCCTCGCCTGCGGCGCCGAAGGGCTTCCCGCCGGAGCGACGCTGAACGGCTCAACCGGCGAATTAAGCTGGGCGACGGGCTATTCCGACGCCGGAAGCTACGACATAACATTCACCGTCAGCGACGGATTCATGGAGGTCTCCGAGACGGTCACTGTGACGGTGAATAACGTCAACCGCGCGCCGGTTCTCGAACCCACCGGCTCCAGGGGAGTGGACGAAAACTCGGCGCTTTCCTTTACCCTTGCGGCGACCGATCCCGACGGAGACACCCTCGCCTACGGCGCCGAAGGGCTTCCCGCCGGAGCGACGCTGAATGCTTCAACCGGCGACTTCGGCTGGACGCCGGGCTATTCCGACGCCGGAAGCTACGACATTACCTTCACCATCAGCGACGGAACCCTCGAAGACTCGGAGACGGTCACGATAACGGTTGCCAACGTCAACCGCGCGCCGGTTCTCGGCTTCATCGGCCCCATTATCGTGTTCGAGAACGCCATCCTTGAATTAACACTCGAGGCGACGGACCCCGACGGCGACGAGGTCGCCTTCAGCGCCTCCGGCCTTCCCCCGAGAGCGTCCTTCAACCCTTCAACCGGCGAAATAAGCTGGGCTCCGGTTTATTCCGATGCGGGGATCTACTACGCCACCTTTACCGTCAGCGACGGAACCCTCGAAGACTCGGAATCGATCACCATCACCACTCCCTATACCTACCCGACGGACCCGGACGGCTATGAAAACGACAGCGGCCCGGAGAATGCGGGCTTGCTTGAAATAGGAGAAATCCAGTTTCGTTCGATCTTTCCGGTCGGCGACGCAGACTGGATGCGCATCAGCCTTACCGGCGGCGTCACCTACGAGTTCACAACCTCCCATCTTTCGATCAACGGCGACACCTGGCTTTGGCTCTTCGACACCGACGGTACGACCTGTCTTACGCAAAACGATGACTGCGTGGGGTACGACAGCTGCTTTCAGTACACCCCCGCAGCGGACGGCGATTATTACCTGAAGGTCAACGGCTATATTATCCGGGGGCTGATGAGCTACAGCCTTGAGGTCCATCCCTTCGTGGACAACGACGGCGACAACTGGTCCGCTTTTCACGACTGCAACGAGACGGACCCCGGAATAAATCCAAAGGCTACGGATATAGCCGGCGACGGGATCGACCAGAACTGCACGGGGACCGACGCCCTCGTCGCCGAGGTTCCGGATCCCTTCGAGGATGACGATACGATGGAGACCGCCACCGAACTGGTCACGGCGCAGGGTATGCAGTACGAATTCACGAGAAGGTCGGAATTTTTCCCGGAGGCGATGCACACTCTTCACGACCTAAACGACGTGGACTGGTTCACGGTGGATATACCGCCCCATGAAATGGTGGGGGTCGAGGTAATAGGCTATTACAGTTGGCCGCTGCAGGAAACCACTTACGGCATAATATTGCTTGAGGTGGCCGATACTAGCCTCCGAACGAATCCTAAATGGGATGGATACGTTTTGATCGCAAACGACACCGAAACCCCCCAAAAGGCATTCCTCCGGACGATTGAGCCAGACCAGCCTCTCTCGTACGTGATATGCGCGATACCGCAGGGCTTTGACATCGACATGGACGGCTCCGGGACGATGGGTATGTGGTTCGAGCACGACTGCGACGACACGAACCCGGGGATAAATGACAACGCCTTCGACATCCCGGGCGACGGAATCGATCAGGACTGCGACGGGGTTGACGCGATTTCGGGAAGCGGCGTTTCGCCCGTCAGGAATGCTCCGCTCAAGCGGCGCAGGTAG